A portion of the Acidobacteriaceae bacterium genome contains these proteins:
- a CDS encoding GWxTD domain-containing protein: MHRSARFLFSGVSAVLLGGFLLAAGAQEPASDQTPTKTPQRDNGGVVKVQPTEEHPDPLKRRLSDHQEYERRKATKVELKGEYKKWLDEDVRWIITDEETKAFKSLANDEERDAFIEEFWQRRNPNPESVDNIYRDEHYARIAYANEHFAAGKPGWMTDRGHIYIAFGKPDSIDSHPSGGNYQRPIEEGGGSTSTFPFETWHYRYLAGVGDNIDIEFVDTCMCGDYHATIDRSEKDALLHTPGAGLTMFEEMGQAKKADRFSGGGLESLGAGPMSQSQQSKQFDRLETFAKLMAPPEVKFADLDKFLSSSKILTGPPFLFDVRTDYVKLTNETVMVPLTLQIRNGDITYQTKDGISTGVVNILGRVSNINHRVVQTFEDTVKVEVPSELLGRTKNNQSVYWKALPLSPGKYKVEIAIKDVNNPDHLGTWRRSVDVPRYEEDRLSSSSLILADQMERVPSKDVGTGNFVIGNTKIRPRVPAAIAAPVTFKRSQNLNFWMQVYNLGIGENKRNDATIEYQIMDLATNKQVLNSEESAAKLNPNADQLTLEKTMPLASLQPGRYQVTIKVNDGVSKQQIAESAPFNVQD; the protein is encoded by the coding sequence ATGCATCGTTCCGCACGATTTTTGTTTTCCGGTGTCAGCGCAGTTTTGCTTGGCGGGTTTCTACTCGCGGCAGGCGCGCAGGAACCCGCCTCCGACCAGACTCCCACCAAGACTCCGCAGCGTGATAACGGCGGTGTTGTAAAGGTTCAACCGACAGAAGAGCACCCCGATCCGCTGAAGCGTCGCTTGAGCGACCACCAGGAGTATGAGCGCCGTAAGGCGACCAAGGTCGAACTCAAGGGTGAGTACAAGAAGTGGCTCGATGAGGATGTTCGCTGGATCATTACGGACGAGGAAACAAAGGCGTTCAAGTCACTGGCAAACGATGAAGAACGCGATGCGTTCATCGAAGAGTTCTGGCAGCGCCGCAACCCGAACCCCGAGTCTGTAGACAATATCTATCGTGACGAGCACTACGCTCGTATCGCCTATGCCAACGAGCACTTCGCCGCTGGTAAGCCGGGTTGGATGACTGACCGCGGACACATCTACATTGCGTTCGGCAAGCCGGATTCGATTGACTCGCACCCGTCGGGTGGTAATTATCAGCGCCCGATTGAAGAAGGCGGCGGCTCGACCTCGACGTTCCCGTTCGAGACGTGGCACTACCGCTACCTTGCGGGCGTGGGCGACAACATCGACATCGAATTCGTGGATACCTGCATGTGCGGCGACTACCACGCAACGATCGATCGTTCAGAGAAGGACGCGCTGCTGCATACGCCGGGCGCTGGCCTGACGATGTTCGAAGAGATGGGACAGGCGAAGAAGGCTGACCGTTTCTCGGGCGGTGGTCTGGAGAGCCTGGGCGCCGGCCCGATGTCGCAGTCGCAGCAGTCCAAGCAGTTTGATCGCCTGGAGACGTTTGCCAAGCTGATGGCTCCGCCGGAAGTGAAGTTTGCTGACCTCGACAAGTTTCTTTCGTCGAGCAAGATCCTGACCGGACCGCCGTTCCTCTTCGACGTTCGCACGGATTATGTGAAGCTGACGAATGAGACCGTGATGGTGCCGCTGACGTTGCAGATTCGCAATGGAGACATCACCTACCAGACAAAGGACGGTATTTCGACCGGCGTCGTCAACATTCTGGGACGTGTTTCGAACATCAACCACCGCGTGGTGCAGACGTTTGAAGACACCGTGAAGGTGGAAGTGCCGAGCGAACTGCTGGGCCGCACCAAGAACAACCAGTCGGTGTACTGGAAGGCCCTTCCGCTCTCGCCGGGTAAGTACAAGGTGGAGATCGCGATCAAGGATGTGAACAATCCTGATCATCTGGGAACGTGGCGCCGTTCGGTGGATGTTCCTCGCTATGAGGAAGATCGCTTGTCTTCGAGCTCGCTGATTCTGGCTGACCAGATGGAGCGTGTGCCGTCCAAGGATGTCGGAACGGGCAACTTCGTTATCGGCAACACGAAGATTCGTCCTCGTGTTCCGGCGGCGATTGCAGCCCCGGTCACGTTCAAGCGCTCGCAGAACCTGAACTTCTGGATGCAGGTGTACAACCTGGGCATCGGGGAGAACAAGCGCAACGATGCGACGATCGAGTACCAGATTATGGACCTGGCAACGAACAAGCAGGTTCTGAACAGTGAGGAGTCGGCGGCGAAGCTGAATCCGAACGCAGACCAGTTGACGCTGGAAAAGACGATGCCGCTGGCGAGCCTGCAACCGGGCCGCTACCAGGTGACGATCAAGGTCAACGATGGAGTTTCGAAGCAGCAGATTGCCGAGAGCGCTCCATTTAATGTTCAGGACTGA
- a CDS encoding carboxypeptidase-like regulatory domain-containing protein yields MWATQSYALPTSAAVSGVVRDIHGTPQMGALVELLRVDASSVATAFTDDHGRYLLPSVHPGKYQLRATAAFFVPVVRSNLSLHAGAQAIVNLTMSTLFEAGNWLPAQRRGPEELNDDWKWTLRSSANRPLLRLVDPETGEAISTSAGESPKADTQGRVTVVNGDGAFGYGGQHQVLMMDRVVEDGSGTIFRADLGDPQIPLTVAPSVDVLAGFQRQMFNGRTRLVTSFASHPELVANGVPGFQTMRMASAEELTLGDAVMIDAGTLIEAEKLAATRITTEPFVRVAFHVSDSTAIEYRYATGRQLQSSADLDRLKPQATVLTDVNGRPLSNKGSHHEFSVNQRLGDEDVVTIAVYRDSFTTGALMGSGNVDAEMMGVLPVVADPTTQTFRLATSGYTGRGASVTLTHKLSPSMKAFVEYEVGTALRATSLGSQTQGLTTRGHTSSAAAAGLRGKIARTGTTVNAEYRWQPVSTLTQVDAYNAGLTEAYLGFSVRQRIWGGRFLPHGMDAVLEATNLLEQGYQPVIAPDGHTLFLAQVPRAIQGGVAFNF; encoded by the coding sequence ATGTGGGCGACGCAGAGCTATGCTCTGCCGACGTCGGCTGCCGTCTCCGGTGTAGTGCGTGACATTCACGGAACCCCTCAGATGGGAGCGCTGGTGGAGCTGCTCCGCGTCGATGCGAGTTCTGTTGCAACGGCTTTTACCGACGACCACGGGCGTTATCTGCTGCCCAGCGTTCATCCCGGAAAGTATCAACTACGAGCGACGGCGGCGTTCTTTGTGCCGGTGGTTCGTTCAAACCTCAGCCTTCATGCGGGGGCGCAGGCGATCGTCAATCTGACGATGAGCACGCTGTTTGAGGCGGGGAACTGGCTTCCGGCGCAGCGTCGTGGGCCGGAAGAGCTGAATGACGACTGGAAGTGGACGTTGCGGTCCTCGGCAAATCGTCCGCTGTTGCGTTTGGTCGATCCGGAAACGGGCGAGGCGATTTCGACCTCTGCAGGAGAGTCTCCCAAGGCGGATACGCAGGGGCGAGTCACTGTGGTGAACGGCGATGGCGCGTTTGGTTATGGTGGTCAGCACCAGGTGCTGATGATGGACCGGGTTGTAGAAGATGGCTCCGGTACGATCTTTCGCGCGGACCTTGGCGATCCCCAGATACCTTTGACGGTGGCTCCCAGTGTGGATGTTCTGGCCGGCTTCCAGCGGCAGATGTTCAATGGACGGACGCGGCTGGTCACGAGTTTTGCATCGCATCCTGAGTTGGTCGCGAATGGTGTTCCGGGCTTCCAGACGATGCGAATGGCGAGCGCGGAGGAGCTGACGCTGGGCGATGCTGTGATGATCGACGCAGGCACGTTGATCGAGGCGGAAAAGCTGGCGGCGACAAGAATTACGACCGAGCCGTTTGTGCGGGTTGCGTTCCATGTGTCGGACAGCACGGCGATAGAGTACCGCTATGCGACAGGGCGGCAGTTGCAGAGTTCCGCTGATCTCGATCGGCTGAAGCCTCAGGCGACGGTGCTGACGGATGTCAATGGCCGACCGTTGTCGAACAAGGGAAGCCACCACGAGTTTTCCGTGAACCAGAGGCTGGGCGACGAAGATGTGGTGACGATTGCGGTCTATCGCGACTCGTTCACCACGGGCGCGCTGATGGGTTCGGGTAACGTAGACGCGGAGATGATGGGCGTTCTGCCGGTGGTGGCGGACCCGACGACCCAGACCTTCCGTCTGGCCACGTCGGGCTACACGGGACGTGGAGCCAGCGTGACGTTGACGCATAAGCTATCTCCTTCGATGAAGGCGTTTGTGGAGTATGAGGTGGGAACGGCGTTGCGCGCGACGTCGCTGGGCAGCCAGACGCAGGGGCTGACGACGCGAGGACATACGTCTTCGGCAGCGGCGGCTGGTTTGCGGGGCAAGATTGCGCGTACCGGCACAACGGTGAACGCAGAGTATCGCTGGCAGCCGGTGAGCACGCTGACGCAGGTGGATGCCTACAACGCCGGGCTGACGGAAGCGTACCTGGGTTTCTCGGTGCGGCAGCGCATCTGGGGCGGACGCTTCCTGCCGCACGGTATGGACGCGGTGCTGGAGGCGACAAATCTTCTGGAGCAGGGCTATCAGCCGGTGATCGCTCCAGACGGCCATACGCTCTTTCTGGCGCAGGTTCCGCGGGCGATTCAGGGTGGAGTCGCTTTCAACTTCTAG
- a CDS encoding ABC transporter substrate-binding protein, which translates to MTQAASDIRDISIAHSPDSDDAFMFYGLATNKVRVPGYRFNHTLTDIETLNRKALDEQFYDVTAISFHAYPYLQDNYTLMACGGSVGDNYGPMIVAPKAYTQDEVKKLKIAVPGTLTTAYLALKIFGPEIETETVPFDQIIPAVLAGKYDAGLIIHEGQLTYARDGLKKIVDLGVWWREQTGLVLPLGGNVIRRSLPDDVKLTTTIAVRDSIQHALDNREAALEYAMQFARDLDTTLANRFVGMYVNDRTINYGEDGRKAIHKLLDMGYDRGIIPMKANVDFVG; encoded by the coding sequence ATGACTCAAGCAGCATCTGATATTCGTGACATCTCCATCGCCCATAGCCCGGACTCGGACGACGCATTCATGTTTTACGGACTCGCGACCAACAAGGTTCGCGTCCCCGGCTATCGCTTCAACCACACCCTCACCGACATCGAAACGCTGAACCGCAAGGCACTCGACGAGCAGTTCTACGACGTCACCGCCATCAGCTTTCACGCCTACCCCTACCTTCAGGACAACTACACCCTGATGGCCTGCGGCGGCTCCGTCGGCGATAACTACGGCCCCATGATCGTGGCCCCGAAGGCTTACACCCAGGATGAAGTCAAGAAGCTGAAGATCGCTGTCCCGGGAACCCTCACCACCGCATACCTCGCGCTCAAGATCTTCGGACCGGAGATCGAAACCGAGACCGTTCCCTTTGACCAGATCATCCCTGCCGTCCTCGCCGGCAAGTATGACGCAGGCCTCATCATCCACGAAGGCCAGCTCACCTACGCCCGCGATGGCCTGAAGAAGATCGTCGACCTCGGCGTGTGGTGGCGCGAACAGACCGGCCTCGTCCTTCCGCTCGGTGGCAACGTCATTCGCCGCTCCCTCCCGGACGACGTCAAGCTCACCACGACCATCGCCGTGCGCGACTCCATCCAACACGCTCTCGACAACCGCGAAGCGGCCCTCGAGTACGCCATGCAGTTCGCCCGCGACCTTGACACGACGCTGGCAAACCGCTTCGTCGGCATGTACGTCAACGACCGCACGATCAACTACGGCGAGGACGGCCGCAAAGCCATCCACAAGCTCCTCGACATGGGCTACGACCGTGGCATCATCCCGATGAAGGCGAACGTCGACTTCGTCGGCTAA
- a CDS encoding biotin transporter BioY: MHTNASTAPITSTASLRAFSQSLPGRITLGIAATLVVAFAAHVSVPLPFTPVPLIMTPLAVLGVGLALGPVAGFAAMVAYLLEGAAGLPVFSPTGPGGLLQLLGPTGGYLLSYPLVAAIAGGAAKALSTRLPRFAAAAIACTVAIAVLFTAGAFWFAHLVPSISAHAVWIGSIAPFLPGEVVKVLAAAGIYSTLTNRASRA; encoded by the coding sequence ATGCACACCAACGCATCGACCGCCCCCATTACCAGCACCGCATCCCTCCGTGCCTTCTCACAGAGCCTGCCCGGCCGTATTACCCTGGGCATCGCCGCCACGCTCGTCGTAGCCTTCGCAGCACATGTCTCTGTGCCCCTGCCCTTCACCCCCGTGCCGCTCATCATGACGCCGCTCGCCGTTCTCGGTGTTGGCCTGGCTCTCGGCCCTGTGGCAGGCTTCGCCGCCATGGTCGCCTACCTGCTTGAAGGCGCAGCCGGTCTCCCGGTCTTCAGCCCCACCGGCCCGGGAGGACTCCTGCAGCTCCTCGGACCCACCGGCGGCTACCTCCTCAGCTACCCGCTTGTTGCCGCCATCGCAGGCGGAGCCGCCAAGGCCCTTTCCACCCGCCTCCCGCGCTTCGCCGCTGCCGCCATCGCCTGCACCGTAGCGATCGCCGTTCTTTTCACCGCCGGAGCATTCTGGTTCGCACACCTCGTGCCCTCGATCTCCGCTCATGCCGTCTGGATTGGCTCTATCGCGCCCTTCCTCCCCGGCGAAGTTGTCAAAGTGCTGGCCGCTGCCGGCATCTACTCCACCCTCACCAACCGCGCCTCGCGCGCCTAA
- a CDS encoding septum formation initiator family protein — translation MKKLSTSVREGLRLPALADVARDRVYTWRRKAATFGVGVLAVAMAYGVIFGHNGLTVFAHKRAEARYLQGQTDHLQEENERLREHVDRLQSDPGAIEHQAREELHYTRAGEVIYTLPPKAADTAPVAPPPP, via the coding sequence TTGAAAAAGCTGAGCACAAGTGTGCGAGAGGGGTTACGACTGCCGGCATTAGCCGACGTAGCTCGCGATCGCGTCTACACCTGGCGTCGCAAGGCAGCAACTTTTGGCGTAGGCGTTCTGGCTGTTGCGATGGCCTATGGCGTGATCTTTGGCCACAATGGCCTGACGGTGTTTGCTCACAAGCGTGCGGAAGCTCGCTATCTCCAAGGCCAGACAGACCATCTGCAGGAAGAGAATGAACGGCTGCGGGAGCATGTTGATCGCTTGCAGAGCGACCCCGGAGCCATTGAGCATCAGGCACGCGAAGAACTGCACTACACTCGCGCGGGCGAGGTGATTTATACGTTGCCGCCGAAGGCTGCGGATACCGCACCAGTCGCTCCTCCTCCTCCGTAA
- a CDS encoding ZIP family metal transporter — protein sequence MGVAVQNVWLEGGIAIVAVQLLAGVAVLSAGRQEARLRRWLPYVVSAAVGVLLATGLAHLLPEALEQLGHRRAVWVVLLATMAVLFGFERVVHLISGVSPEPSPDLGEQHCDEIHHHAHGASRPATLLLGAFTHSLVDGASIAAAFAVDRRLGWVTAIAVGLHEIPHRLGDFALLLHMDVERKKAGWLAVMAGGSGLLGWLLVAGVGAAAPGTVAWLLPVSAGSFLYISLVDLLPELLGERRLSAALWQVFWIVIGAALGIGLTRLPGA from the coding sequence TTGGGGGTCGCAGTGCAGAACGTGTGGTTAGAGGGCGGAATCGCGATAGTTGCCGTGCAGTTGCTGGCAGGCGTGGCGGTGCTTTCCGCTGGACGGCAGGAGGCACGGCTGCGTCGTTGGCTTCCTTATGTGGTGAGTGCAGCGGTAGGCGTTTTGCTCGCGACAGGGTTGGCGCATCTGCTGCCGGAAGCTCTGGAGCAGCTTGGACATCGGCGAGCGGTGTGGGTGGTGCTGCTGGCGACGATGGCTGTGTTGTTTGGCTTTGAGCGTGTGGTCCATCTGATCAGCGGTGTGAGCCCGGAGCCTTCGCCGGACCTGGGCGAGCAGCATTGCGATGAGATTCACCACCATGCTCATGGAGCTTCGCGGCCGGCAACGCTGCTGCTTGGCGCGTTCACGCACAGTCTGGTGGATGGAGCGAGCATTGCGGCTGCATTTGCCGTCGACCGTCGGCTGGGTTGGGTGACGGCGATCGCTGTTGGCTTGCATGAGATTCCGCACCGACTGGGAGATTTTGCCTTGCTGCTGCACATGGATGTGGAGCGGAAGAAGGCTGGCTGGCTGGCGGTGATGGCAGGTGGTTCGGGGTTGCTGGGATGGCTTCTGGTGGCAGGGGTTGGTGCTGCTGCTCCTGGAACCGTGGCCTGGCTGCTGCCAGTGAGCGCGGGAAGCTTCCTGTATATCTCGCTGGTCGATCTGCTTCCGGAGTTACTTGGCGAGCGCAGGCTGAGCGCGGCGTTGTGGCAGGTCTTTTGGATCGTCATAGGGGCTGCTCTCGGGATAGGATTGACGCGACTACCAGGAGCGTAA
- a CDS encoding ROK family protein, with translation MRIGVDLGGTKIEALAMDDAGLELQRIRVGTPKGDYQGTVDAIAGLVRQIEAAQGVQATVGVGIPGTVVRSTGLVKNANSTWLIGKPLEKDLSEALGREVRCANDANCFAISEATDGAAAGYDVVFGVIIGTGCGGGVAINGEIAAGPNGLRGEWGHAPLPWQTAEEFPGPDCYCGRKGCTEKWISGTGFEEDFKRVTGKDWRGSEIVTAAQAGDAESVAALDRLEDRLARSLAMLVNILDPDAIVLGGGLSKLDFLYTGNLQQRVGEYTFGKGCEAPILRNLHGDSSGVRGAAWLWPMVK, from the coding sequence ATGCGTATCGGTGTTGATCTGGGCGGGACAAAGATTGAAGCTCTGGCGATGGATGATGCCGGGCTGGAGTTGCAGCGGATTCGGGTGGGGACACCGAAGGGCGATTACCAGGGGACGGTGGATGCGATAGCCGGTCTGGTGCGCCAGATCGAAGCCGCACAGGGCGTACAGGCAACGGTGGGCGTGGGGATTCCGGGGACCGTGGTGCGGTCAACGGGCCTGGTGAAGAATGCCAACTCGACGTGGCTCATCGGTAAGCCACTGGAGAAGGACCTGAGCGAGGCTTTGGGCCGCGAGGTGCGTTGCGCCAATGATGCGAACTGCTTTGCCATCAGTGAGGCTACGGACGGGGCTGCGGCCGGATATGACGTTGTATTTGGCGTGATCATCGGCACAGGATGCGGCGGCGGTGTGGCGATCAACGGAGAAATTGCGGCAGGGCCGAACGGGCTGCGTGGGGAGTGGGGACATGCTCCGCTGCCGTGGCAGACGGCCGAGGAGTTTCCGGGGCCGGATTGCTACTGCGGCCGAAAGGGCTGCACGGAGAAGTGGATCTCGGGAACGGGATTTGAAGAAGACTTCAAGCGTGTAACCGGCAAGGACTGGCGCGGCTCTGAGATTGTTACCGCAGCGCAGGCAGGCGATGCGGAGTCGGTGGCTGCGCTGGATCGGCTGGAAGACAGGTTGGCGCGCTCGCTGGCGATGCTGGTGAATATTCTCGACCCGGACGCCATTGTGCTGGGCGGTGGCTTGTCGAAGCTGGATTTTCTGTACACAGGGAACCTGCAGCAGCGGGTTGGAGAGTATACGTTTGGCAAGGGATGTGAGGCTCCGATTTTGCGGAACCTCCATGGGGATTCGAGTGGCGTGCGCGGCGCGGCCTGGTTATGGCCGATGGTGAAGTGA
- a CDS encoding DinB family protein, producing MATAKKPAKAAVAKEALSTGKPSPELKSRMGIELRKQLLALLDGGQAHATFDDAVKGFPPKLQGEVPDGLPYSGWQLLEHLRIAQRDILDFSRNQDGSYKPMKWPDDYWPKDREPASAAAWNKTVVQIREDRKAFEQLLREASDEELIAAFPWGDGQNLLREAFLIADHNAYHVGELVMLRRLMGAWKG from the coding sequence ATGGCGACGGCAAAGAAGCCCGCAAAGGCTGCAGTAGCGAAAGAGGCTCTATCGACGGGAAAGCCGTCGCCTGAGCTGAAGTCCCGGATGGGGATTGAGCTGAGGAAGCAGCTGCTGGCGCTGTTAGACGGCGGGCAGGCCCATGCGACGTTTGACGATGCGGTAAAAGGCTTTCCGCCAAAGCTTCAGGGCGAAGTGCCGGACGGGTTGCCGTACTCGGGCTGGCAGTTGCTGGAGCATCTGAGGATTGCGCAGCGCGACATTCTGGACTTCAGCCGCAACCAGGATGGCAGCTACAAGCCGATGAAGTGGCCGGATGATTATTGGCCGAAGGATCGGGAGCCCGCTTCTGCAGCCGCATGGAACAAGACGGTTGTGCAGATTCGCGAAGACCGAAAAGCGTTCGAACAGTTGTTGCGTGAAGCCAGCGATGAAGAGTTGATCGCAGCGTTTCCCTGGGGCGATGGGCAGAACCTGTTGCGAGAAGCGTTTCTGATTGCTGACCACAACGCCTATCATGTGGGCGAGTTGGTGATGCTGCGTCGATTGATGGGGGCCTGGAAGGGCTAA
- a CDS encoding HAD hydrolase-like protein, whose amino-acid sequence MAAHLRLLVFDLDGTLIDSSLDLCNSINATLASVGKPALPNATIASYIGDGAAMLVRRALGDPGDADSSDPAADKYFRDAFSFFLRYYRQHKLDNTYVYPGVLDSLQAIRSNHPEILMAVLTNKPVGPSRAICDALGLSPFFFQNYGGDSFPTKKPDPTGLLAILNEASQLTGQPIPATDLVMVGDSDVDVLTARNIGARSLGCSYGLAPHALAAAEPDLTVDSATDWPLILGL is encoded by the coding sequence ATGGCTGCACACCTTCGCCTTCTCGTTTTCGACCTCGACGGCACGCTCATCGACTCTTCGCTCGACCTCTGCAACTCCATCAATGCCACGCTCGCGTCCGTCGGCAAGCCCGCGCTGCCCAACGCCACCATCGCCAGCTACATCGGCGACGGCGCAGCCATGCTCGTCCGCCGAGCCCTCGGAGATCCCGGCGACGCCGACTCCTCCGACCCCGCAGCCGACAAGTACTTCCGCGACGCCTTCAGCTTCTTTCTCCGCTACTACCGCCAGCACAAGCTCGACAACACCTACGTCTACCCCGGCGTTCTGGACTCCCTGCAGGCGATCCGCTCCAACCACCCCGAAATCCTGATGGCCGTGCTCACCAACAAGCCCGTAGGCCCCTCACGCGCCATCTGCGATGCGCTCGGTCTTTCTCCGTTCTTCTTTCAGAACTACGGTGGCGACAGCTTCCCCACCAAGAAGCCCGACCCCACCGGCCTGCTCGCCATCCTGAACGAAGCCTCGCAACTCACCGGTCAGCCCATCCCCGCCACAGACCTCGTCATGGTCGGCGACTCGGACGTCGATGTCCTCACCGCCAGAAACATCGGCGCTCGCAGCCTTGGCTGTAGCTACGGACTCGCACCCCACGCGCTTGCCGCTGCGGAACCCGACCTCACCGTCGACTCTGCCACCGATTGGCCGCTCATTCTCGGGCTGTAA
- a CDS encoding nuclear transport factor 2 family protein: MRLTAFLFTALLTTLPATPLTAQEQSNVLVPPQLRVQLVADLEHQQLDDVMSLFTTDATWVDSNAHSFSGGPAIRSMLADLFAHKSLHVQLTLTNQRLNGEPYTPSALQEFGTYLDAIQAKNKASISRECGLFHFTYTRNPEGGWLISRAEWTTRPCPAVPVAASR; this comes from the coding sequence ATGCGCCTCACTGCTTTTCTCTTTACCGCTCTCTTGACCACTCTCCCAGCCACGCCGCTTACAGCACAGGAACAATCGAACGTGCTGGTGCCCCCGCAACTCCGCGTACAGTTGGTGGCCGATCTCGAACACCAACAGCTTGACGACGTCATGAGTCTCTTCACCACCGATGCCACATGGGTCGACTCGAACGCCCACAGCTTCAGCGGAGGCCCCGCCATCCGCTCCATGCTCGCAGATCTCTTCGCGCACAAGAGCCTGCACGTTCAACTCACTCTTACCAACCAGCGTCTCAACGGCGAACCCTACACCCCCTCGGCGCTCCAAGAGTTCGGCACCTACCTCGACGCCATTCAGGCAAAGAACAAAGCCTCCATCAGCCGTGAGTGCGGCCTCTTCCACTTCACCTACACGAGAAACCCCGAAGGTGGCTGGCTGATCTCCCGCGCCGAATGGACCACCAGGCCCTGCCCTGCCGTCCCGGTTGCAGCTTCCCGCTAA
- a CDS encoding DUF4097 family beta strand repeat-containing protein — MKLRLVALALAAFSTVAAAHADDTFRRTLDTSAQPDVYLSNGAGSLRIMQSNDSSVEVVGHVHAGWKSFSDIEARVHRIVANPPIKQSGNSIRIGEVTERSLLNNITIDYEIRVPHDTALNLHTGSGDIEINSVGRFVAASAGSGSIRAREIHGPAELQSGSGDIEINETVAAPIKARSGSGSIRITGLNGSLNARTGSGDIEASGHLDGPSEASTGSGSVRLHTGDSSHFNLEAATGSGTIRVHFPGFEGHDNENRHHVTAPVNGGGAPLAIRTGSGDVEITR; from the coding sequence ATGAAGCTACGCCTCGTCGCCCTTGCTCTCGCCGCCTTCAGCACCGTCGCCGCCGCGCACGCCGACGACACCTTCCGTCGCACACTCGACACCTCGGCACAGCCCGACGTCTACCTATCCAACGGCGCCGGATCCCTCCGCATCATGCAGAGCAACGACAGCTCCGTCGAGGTCGTCGGCCACGTCCACGCAGGTTGGAAGAGCTTCAGCGACATCGAAGCCCGCGTCCACCGCATCGTAGCCAACCCGCCGATCAAGCAGTCCGGCAACAGCATCCGTATCGGCGAAGTCACCGAGCGCAGCCTGCTCAACAACATCACCATCGACTACGAAATCCGCGTACCGCACGACACCGCGCTCAACCTCCATACCGGCTCAGGAGATATCGAGATCAACAGCGTTGGCCGCTTCGTCGCCGCCAGCGCAGGTTCCGGCTCCATCCGCGCCCGCGAGATTCACGGCCCCGCCGAACTCCAGTCAGGCTCAGGCGATATTGAGATCAACGAAACAGTCGCCGCCCCCATCAAGGCCCGCTCCGGCTCAGGTTCCATTCGCATCACCGGTCTGAATGGCAGCCTCAACGCACGCACTGGCTCAGGAGACATTGAAGCTAGCGGGCACCTCGATGGCCCGTCCGAAGCCAGCACCGGTTCAGGGTCTGTCCGCCTGCATACGGGCGACTCCTCCCACTTCAACCTCGAAGCCGCCACCGGTTCAGGAACCATCCGCGTTCACTTCCCGGGCTTTGAAGGCCACGATAACGAAAACCGCCACCACGTCACCGCGCCGGTCAACGGCGGCGGAGCGCCTCTTGCCATCCGCACCGGCTCCGGCGACGTAGAAATCACACGCTAA
- the lexA gene encoding transcriptional repressor LexA — MAITRRQKEVLDFLSGFTTNHGYSPSYEEIAAGLGLNSLATVHKHVTNLQNKGLLQRAHNRSRSIDVIPQRTAKKGNFERLPLLGRIAAGQPVEAIENAESISLGDIIGNREVFALEVRGDSMRDEHIVSGDFVLVERTRTAREGEIVVALVDNTDATLKRYYREGNLIRLQPSNTEMAPIYAPAASVSIQGKVLGVLRKYA, encoded by the coding sequence ATGGCCATTACGCGCAGGCAAAAAGAGGTTCTTGACTTCCTCTCGGGATTTACGACAAACCACGGATACTCGCCATCCTACGAGGAAATCGCTGCAGGGCTTGGACTTAACAGCCTCGCGACGGTCCACAAACACGTCACAAACCTGCAGAATAAGGGCCTTTTGCAGCGCGCGCATAATCGCTCGCGCTCCATAGACGTCATTCCGCAGCGAACCGCAAAGAAGGGTAATTTCGAGCGTCTGCCGCTGCTCGGGCGCATCGCCGCTGGTCAGCCTGTAGAGGCCATCGAGAACGCAGAGTCCATCTCTCTTGGCGACATCATCGGCAACCGCGAAGTTTTTGCCCTCGAAGTTCGCGGCGACTCCATGCGCGACGAGCATATCGTTTCCGGCGACTTTGTCCTCGTCGAACGCACCCGGACCGCTCGCGAAGGCGAGATCGTCGTGGCACTCGTCGACAACACCGACGCAACGCTCAAGCGCTACTACCGCGAAGGAAACCTCATCCGCCTGCAGCCTTCCAACACAGAGATGGCGCCAATTTACGCTCCAGCCGCCAGCGTCAGCATTCAGGGCAAGGTTCTCGGCGTTCTGCGCAAATACGCCTGA